The Rhodococcus pseudokoreensis genome window below encodes:
- the nrdH gene encoding glutaredoxin-like protein NrdH — translation MTVTVYTKPDCVQCNATYRALDEEGIDYSIVDLTENPSARDRVMGLGYLQAPVVVAGDQHWSGFRPDRIAALAAA, via the coding sequence ATGACGGTCACCGTATACACCAAACCGGACTGCGTTCAGTGCAATGCCACCTACCGCGCCCTCGACGAAGAGGGCATCGACTATTCGATCGTCGACCTCACCGAGAACCCCTCCGCCCGCGACCGTGTGATGGGACTCGGCTACCTCCAAGCGCCCGTCGTCGTGGCCGGCGACCAACACTGGTCCGGCTTTCGCCCCGACCGCATCGCGGCACTCGCCGCAGCCTGA